A region from the Phycodurus eques isolate BA_2022a chromosome 12, UOR_Pequ_1.1, whole genome shotgun sequence genome encodes:
- the gli2a gene encoding LOW QUALITY PROTEIN: zinc finger protein GLI2a (The sequence of the model RefSeq protein was modified relative to this genomic sequence to represent the inferred CDS: inserted 2 bases in 1 codon; deleted 1 base in 1 codon) encodes METSAPTATEKKECKGPGLDGSSFSEIPNKPSPTSRGVHHIFPTFHTPIPINMRHHEGRYHYEPHPLHTMHGAPGLTGSPVISDISLIRLSPHAPTGPGESPFNPPHPYVSPHMEHYLRSVHGSPTLSMISAARGLSPAEVTHEHLKDRALFALPPPPPGANPTEYYHLMASASQRNPYGDLLMQSSAAAAAAAAAHLPDYISPVDVSRFSSPRMTPRLSRKRALSISPLSDASIDLQTMIRTSPNSLVAYINNSRSSSAASSSYGHLSVGGISPSFSFPHPINPVAYQQLLSQQRGLNAFGHTPPLIQPPLSSFSARQHSLATPPLSTSHNSANSEANQNASGDPAVSSTVNPLNSKRTKVKMEVEGALPISATSLDHSGGMLDLSEDLDKDECKQEPEAIYETNCHWEACTKEYDTQDQLVHHINNDHIHGEKKEFVCRWVECSRGQKPFKAQYMLVVHMRRHTGEKPHKCTFEGCAKAYSRLENLKTHLRSHTGEKPYVCEHEGCNKAFSNASDRAKHQNRTHSNEKPYVCKIVGCTKRYTDPSSLRKHVKTVHGPEAHVTKKQRSDAPRGLQPPKDNGENEYHSKNGTGSADERPDAKGTTRSMEDCLQVKSIKTENSVMYQSSPGGHSSCRSQPSPLSSTNNNDSGVEMAMHSGGSFGDLSAQDDCAMVDSTVPAGGQHAGLGLHLRKSVGHSGTVTIKMESIKKERLKTVRDSCPWVNSAPQPPQAQRNNTKLPPIPAVGSLVENSNLTSNLNSLYNGQLLGDHSLCEVTLLNQLNDRRKXSTTSTISSAYTMSRRSSGISPCYSSRRSSEASQFGANRHNNISSADSYDPISTDLSRRSSEASHCGGGGVGGAGGGNLPSLLSLTPAQHYRLKAKYAAAIGGAPPTPLPNMERMSLRTHMALNSDSQECSSHQYRHPPSGTVPRRCSDIGYGNNSMMPHEVPASLPRRASDPVRRPTLDPLALSAVQRYNSMSSMNSSSECHQALAMHGYTRSDGNLQRYPFTPRPPSISENVAMENMAGDGMGTGVEQSPEDDIVLPDDMVQYLRSQNPGTQGHNLVQGNYQFNNQSQGYQTGIAPLASFYSQRRVAKVDACMRQSGQDMDHSDSQQPFSASSHINKNNMPVQWNEVSSGTVDTIPKLPKQQHSLRGNLAVVPQRNNFGSFQAQGQGLCSNQQVIPMSQNMHKQGYANHNSKRLNNPHYQQTQCSNLKFSDQSSRQGFSQDTIQNSISASNNMRATRNALMEQGLQSYRGRTQADEYSHMNNVVHQQQHHNISSLHSSVHNGTSGMLLPRPPVEPKPGGRQHPGTGMMQLSRIPKLTDVSPGLRNDTSEASPKRPNESATQQNNSENPNSAMFYTGAIHLFEQTPATFDAPICPNMSQTNNNIAAGNMASPGVNQVSSSTVDSSTSGNSGAEHTQIDFDSMLDDGDHSSLMSGTLSPGLLQSLSQNSSRLTTPRNSVTLASVPAGIGNMAIGDMSSMLTALAEESKFLNMIS; translated from the exons AGCTCCCGGACTAACTGGCAGTCCAGTAATCTCAGATATCTCCTTAATTCGTCTATCACCTCATGCACCGACGGGGCCGGGTGAGTCTCCATTCAACCCTCCACATCCCTACGTCAGCCCCCACATGGAGCATTACCTACGCTCAGTACATGGAAGCCCCACCCTCTCCATGATCTCTGCGGCACGAGGACTGAGCCCTGCCGAAG TTACCCATGAACACTTAAAAGACCGAGCCCTCTTCGCTCTCCCTCCACCACCACCGGGGGCAAACCCCACAGAATACTACCATCTGATGGCCAGTGCCAGCCAGCGAAACCCATATGGCGACCTCTTGATGCAGAGCAGTGCGGCGGCAGCGGCCGCAGCGGCGGCGCATTTACCAGATTACATCAGTCCAGTGGATG TTTCACGTTTCTCCAGTCCCCGGATGACACCACGACTGAGCAGGAAGAGGGCACTATCCATCTCTCCACTATCAGATGCCAGCATTGACCTGCAGACCATGATCCGCACCTCACCCAACTCCCTGGTTGCCTACATCAATAACTCCCGCTCTAGTTCAGCTGCCAGCAGCTCTTACGGGCACCTCTCAGTTGGAGGAATCAG CCCTTCATTCAGTTTCCCTCATCCCATTAACCCGGTGGCGTATCAGCAGTTGTTGTCTCAGCAGAGGGGCCTGAATGCCTTTGGCCACACCCCCCCTCTCATTCAACCACCACTCTCCTCGTTCTCTGCCCGTCAACATTCCCTGGCCACTCCGCCTTTGTCCACCTCCCATAACAGCGCCAACTCAGAAGCTAATCAG AATGCTAGTGGAGATCCAGCAGTGAGCAGCACAGTCAACCCACTCAATTCCAAGAGAACAAAGGTTAAGATGGAAGTCGAAGGAGCTCTGCCCATCTCAGCAACCTCTCTG GACCACAGTGGAGGGATGCTGGACCTGAGTGAGGATCTTGATAAAGATGAGTGCAAACAGGAACCCGAGGCCATATATGAGACCAACTGCCACTGGGAGGCTTGTACCAAGGAGTATGATACCCAAGACCAGCTTGTACAT CACATCAACAATGACCACATCCACGGTGAAAAGAAGGAGTTTGTGTGTCGGTGGGTGGAGTGTTCAAGGGGCCAAAAGCCCTTCAAGGCCCAGTATATGCTGGTGGTCCACATGAGGAGACACACGGGCGAGAAGCCACATAAATGCACT TTTGAGGGTTGCGCGAAAGCTTACTCCCGCCTCGAGAACCTCAAGACCCACCTTAGGTCTCATACTGGGGAAAAGCCCTATGTGTGTGAGCATGAAGGCTGCAACAAGGCCTTCTCAAATGCTTCAGACCGGGCCAAGCACCAGAACCGCACACATTCTAATGAG AAACCATATGTATGTAAAATCGTGGGCTGTACCAAGCGCTACACAGACCCCAGCTCTCTCAGGAAGCATGTTAAGACCGTTCACGGACCTGAGGCTCATGTCACCAAGAAACAGCGAAGTGATGCTCCTCGAGGACTTCAACCACCCAAAGACAATGGAGAGAATGAGTACCATTCAAAGAACGGCACGGGAAGTGCAGATGAGAGG CCTGATGCCAAAGGCACCACGAGAAGCATGGAAGACTGCCTACAAGTCAAATCTATCAAGACTGAGAATTCCGTT ATGTATCAGTCCAGTCCTGGTGGTCACTCATCATGTAGGAGTCAGCCATCACCTCTCAGCAGCACCAACAACAATGACAGTGGGGTAGAGATGGCCATGCACAGTGGGGGCAGCTTCGGGGACCTGAGTGCACAGGATGACTGCGCCATGGTTGACTCGACTGTTCCTGCCGGGGGGCAACACGCAGGGTTGGGACTCCATCTGAGGAAATCAGTAGGTCATAGTGGCACAGTTACCATCAAAATGGAGAGTATCAAGAAAGAAAGGCTGAAGACAGTGAGAGACTCATGCCCATGGGTCAATTCAGCGCCACAGCCCCCACAGGCCCAACGCAACAACACAAAGCTGCCCCCGATACCTGCAGTTG GTTCCCTGGTGGAGAACTCAAATTTAACAAGTAACCTGAACAGTTTATACAATGGTCAGCTATTGGGAGACCACTCTTTGTGTGAAGTGACTCTGCTGAACCAGCTGAATGATCGGCGTAA TAGTACAACCAGCACGATCAGCTCAGCGTACACCATGAGTCGGCGTTCCTCCGGAATCTCGCCTTGCTACTCCAGCCGGCGCTCCAGTGAGGCGTCACAATTTGGGGCGAACCGTCATAACAATATCAGTTCGGCTGACTCCTATGACCCAATCTCCACTGATTTATCCCGACGCTCCAGCGAGGCTAGCCACTGTGGAGGTGGTGGTGTCggtggagcaggtggaggaaatCTTCCTAGCCTTCTTAGTCTGACTCCAGCTCAACATTATCGTCTCAAGGCAAAATATGCAGCTGCCATTGGTGGAGCGCCGCCTACCCCCTTACCTAATATGGAAAGAATGAGTCTCAGGACGCACATGGCCCTCAATAGTGACTCTCAGGAATGTTCATCACACCAGTACCGCCATCCACCCTCTGGAACTGTGCCCCGGCGATGCAGCGATATTGGATATGGCAATAACAGCATGATGCCCCATGAAGTACCTGCCAGCCTTCCCCGCCGGGCAAGTGACCCAGTCCGTCGTCCCACCCTTGACCCTCTGGCACTTTCAGCAGTGCAGCGCTATAACAGTATGAGCAGCATGAATAGTTCATCAGAATGTCACCAAGCATTGGCAATGCATGGTTACACTCGTTCTGATGGCAATCTACAGCGCTATCCATTTACCCCCAGACCGCCAAGCATTTCGGAGAATGTAGCTATGGAGAACATGGCAGGAGATGGGATGGGGACTGGGGTAGAACAGAGTCCAGAGGATGATATAGTTCTTCCAGATGACATGGTACAATACCTGAGGTCCCAAAACCCTGGCACCCAAGGTCACAACTTGGTACAAGGGAACTACCAATTCAATAACCAGTCTCAGGGCTATCAGACAGGCATTGCCCCACTAGCCTCATTTTATTCCCAGAGAAGGGTTGCCAAGGTTGATGCCTGCATGAGGCAATCTGGTCAGGATATGGATCATAGTGACTCCCAACAGCCTTTCTCAGCATCATCACacataaataagaataatatgCCAGTACAGTGGAATGAGGTGAGTTCAGGGACCGTGGACACCATACCAAAGCTCCCCAAACAGCAACATTCTCTCAGGGGAAACCTAGCTGTTGTTCCACAGAGGAACAATTTTGGTTCCTTCCAGGCACAAGGTCAAGGCCTTTGCAGCAACCAGCAGGTCATACCCATGAGTCAGAATATGCATAAGCAGGGCTATGCAAACCACAACAGCAAGAGGTTGAACAACCCTCATTATCAGCAAACACAGTGTAGCAATCTGAAATTTAGTGACCAAAGTTCCCGGCAAGGGTTTAGCCAAGACACAATTCAAAATTCTATTTCTGCAAGCAATAATATGAGAGCCACTCGAAATGCTCTGATGGAACAAGGACTGCAAAGTTACAGAGGAAGGACACAAGCTGATGAATATTCTCATATGAACAATGTGGTTCATCAGCAACAGCACCATAATATTTCATCCCTGCACAGCAGTGTACATAATGGTACCAGTGGAATGTTACTTCCAAGACCTCCAGTAGAGCCCAAGCCTGGTGGGAGACAGCATCCTGGCACTGGTATGATGCAATTGAGCAGGATACCCAAGTTAACTGATGTTAGCCCTGGCCTGCGTAATGACACGTCAGAGGCAagtccaaaaaggcccaatGAGTCAGCAACCCAACAAAACAACTCTGAGAATCCCAACTCTGCAATGTTCTACACCGGTGCGATTCATTTGTTTGAACAAACTCCCGCCACCTTCGATGCTCCGATATGCCCCAATATGAGCCAGACCAATAACAACATAGCAGCAGGTAACATGGCCTCACCAGGTGTCAACCAGGTCTCTAGCAGTACAGTGGATTCTTCCACGAGTGGAAATAGTGGTGCAGAACACACCCAAATAGATTTTGACTCCATGTTAGATGACGGCGATCACTCCAGCCTGATGTCAGGCACCCTGAGTCCTGGCCTTTTACAGAGCCTCTCCCAGAATTCATCTCGTCTCACCACCCCTCGCAATTCTGTTACACTTGCATCGGTACCAGCCGGAATTGGCAACATGGCCATTGGTGATATGAGCTCAATGCTCACAGCACTGGCTGAAGAAAGTAAGTTCCTCAACATGATCAGTTAG